From Solea senegalensis isolate Sse05_10M linkage group LG19, IFAPA_SoseM_1, whole genome shotgun sequence, the proteins below share one genomic window:
- the cpsf4 gene encoding cleavage and polyadenylation specificity factor subunit 4 gives MQDLLATVDHLKFDLELAVKQQLGAQPLPFPGMDKSGSAVCEFFMRAACMKGGMCPFRHISGEKTVVCKHWLRGLCKKGDQCEFLHEYDMTKMPECYFYSKFGECSNKECPFLHIDPESKIKDCPWYDRGFCKHGPDCRHRHTRRVICVNYLVGFCPEGKSCKFMHPRFELPMGASEQPPLPQQNQNQTKSVPTIGRSSLSLIQLTHSSQGQRPQNHSMMGAVQHNNMMGNRGPRPLDQVTCYKCGEKGHYANKCTKGHLAFLSGQ, from the exons ATGCAGGACTTACTGGCCACCGTGGACCACCTCAAGTTTGACCTGGAGTTggctgtgaagcagcagctgggAGCGCAGCCTCTGCCTTTCCCCGGCATGGACA agtccggctctgctgtgtgtgagttCTTCATGAGAGCTGCTTGTATGaaag GTGGGATGTGTCCTTTCCGtcacatcagtggagagaagacaGTTGTGTGTAAGCACTGGCTTCGAGGACTGTGTAAGAAGGGGGACCAGTGCGAGTTTCTCCATGAATATGACATGACCAAGATGCCTGAATGCTACTTCTACTCCAAGTTTG GTGAGTGTAGCAACAAGGAATGTCCATTCTTGCACATTGACCCAGAGTCCAAGATCAAAGACTGTCCCTGGTATGACAGAGGCTTCTGCAAACATG GTCCagactgcagacacagacacacaagaagGGTGATCTGTGTGAATTATCTGGTGGGCTTCTGTCCAGAAGGGAAATCCTGTAAATTTATGca CCCTCGGTTTGAGTTGCCCATGGGAGCTTCTGAACAGCCTCCTCTACCACAGCAAAACCAGAACCAAACAAAG TCTGTGCCTACCATCGGCCGTTCATCCCTCTCACTAATCCAGCTAACCCACTCCAGCCAAGGCCAGCGGCCGCAGAACCACTCAATGATGGGTGCTGTTCAGCACAATAACATGATGGGCAACAGAGGGCCTCGTCCATTGGACCAGGTCACTTGTTACAAG
- the shmt1 gene encoding serine hydroxymethyltransferase, cytosolic — translation MSLTNGAGVSKETWESHNKMMLEPLSINDSEVFSIIKKEKHRQTYGLELIASENFASRAVLEALGSCMNNKYSEGYPGQRYYGGTEHVDELERLCQKRALEAYGLDSEKWGVNVQPYSGSPANFAVYTAMVEPHGRIMGLDLPDGGHLTHGFMTEKKKISATSIFFESMPYKVNPETGYIDYDRLQENAKLFHPRLIIAGTSCYSRNLDYARMRQIANENSAYLMADMAHISGLVAAGVVPSPFEHCDIVSTTTHKTLRGCRAGLIFYRKGVRSVDAKGKETLYNLESLINQAVFPGLQGGPHNHAIAGVAVALKQAMTPEFKAYQQQVLDNCKVLSSALIDHGYKIVTGGSDTHLILLDLRSKGTDGGRAEKVLEACAIACNKNTCPGDKSALRPSGLRFGSPALTSRGLVQDDFRKVAEFIHRAIQLTLELQSSLEPKATLKEFVQALSKDEKFQQRVAEIRAEVEAFSGQFPMPGLPEL, via the exons atgtctttgacAAACGGCGCCGGTGTGAGCAAAGAAACGTGGGAGTCGCACAACAAAATGATGCTGGAGCCCCTGTCCATCAACGACTCCGAG gttttctccatcataaaaaaagagaagcacaGACAGACGTACGGTCTGGAGCTCATTGCGTCTGAGAACTTTGCCAGCAGAGCTGTTCTTGAGGCCCTGGGTTCTTGTATGAACAACAAGTACTCTGAGGGGTATCCTGGACAGAG GTATTATGGCGGCACAGAGCATGTGGATGAGCTGGAGAGGCTTTGTCAGAAGAGGGCGCTGGAGGCCTATGGTCTGGACTCAGAGAAATGGGGCGTGAACGTGCAGCCATACTCAG GTTCGCCTGCTAACTTTGCGGTGTACACGGCCATGGTGGAGCCCCACGGCAGAATCATGGGACTGGACCTTCCTGATGGAGGTCACCTGACACACGGCTTcatgacagagaagaagaagatctcAGCAACGTCCATCTTCTTTGAGTCAATGCCATACAAG GTGAATCCAGAAACTGGCTACATTGACTATGACAGACTTCAAGAAAATGCAAAGCTGTTCCATCCCAGACTCATCATTgcgg GAACAAGCTGCTACTCTCGTAACCTTGACTACGCTCGCATGAGGCAGATCGCTAACGAGAACAGTGCCTATCTGATGGCAGACATGGCTCACATCAGTGGCTTGGTGGCGGCCGGTGTGGTGCCCTCTCCCTTTGAGCACTGTGACATTGTTTCCACCACGACGCACAAGACGTTGCGCGGCTGCCGCGCTGGACTTATCTTCTACAGGAAAG GTGTGCGGAGCGTCGATGCTAAAGGCAAAGAGACTCTGTACAACTTGGAGTCTTTGATTAATCAGGCTGTGTTTCCTGGGCTGCAGGGAGGACCACACAACCACGCTATTGCAG GTGTAGCTGTCGCTCTCAAACAAGCCATGACCCCAGAGTTTAAGGCCTACCAGCAGCAGGTTCTTGATAACTGCAAAGTTCTGTCCAGTGCCCTGATTGACCACGGCTACAAGATCGTCACTG GCGGTTCTGACACCCATCTGATCCTGCTGGACCTGCGCAGCAAAGGAACTGATGGAGGACGAGCGGAGAAGGTTCTGGAAGCCTGTGCCATCGCCTGTAATAAGAACACCTGTCCAG GGGATAAAAGTGCTTTACGCCCCAGTGGTCTAAGGTTTGGCTCTCCAGCTCTGACCTCCAGAGGCCTGGTGCAGGATGACTTCAGAAAAGTGGCTGAGTTCATTCACAGAG CTATTCAGTTGACCTTGGAGCTGCAAAGCAGCCTGGAACCCAAGGCCACTCTGAAGGAGTTTGTTCAGGCTCTGTCCAAGGACGAGAAGTTCCAGCAACGGGTGGCGGAGATCCGGGCTGAGGTGGAGGCTTTTTCTGGTCAGTTCCCAATGCCTGGCCTTCCTGAGCTGTAG
- the pdap1b gene encoding pdgfa associated protein 1b, which yields MPKGGKKGGHKGRMRTYTSPDEIDAQMKAEKERKRQEQEEGGEGAAQDDKTEEKLSGSGSEDSDDEDSQRRRAGVEGLIEIENPNRLTQKTKKVTQFELDEPKQLSRREREEIEKQKAKERYMRLHMAGKTDQAKADLARLAIIRKQREDAAKKKDEEKKAKEAKEAVAAAARGVNSLSLK from the exons ATGCCGAAGGGAG GAAAGAAGGGTGGACATAAAGGTCGCATGCGGACGTACACGAGCCCAGATGAAATCGATGCTCAGATGAAagcagaaaaggaaaggaaaagg caagaacaagaagaagggggGGAGGGTGCAGCACAGGATGACAAGACAGAGGAGAAGTTATCAGGCTCAGGATCAGAAGACAGTGATGACGAAGATAGCCAG aggaggagagcaggagtGGAAGGATTGATAGAAATTGAGAACCCCAACAGACTGACTCAAAAGACCAAGAAAGTCACACAGTTTGAGCTGGATGAGCCCAAGCAGTTATCAAGGAGagagag AGAAGAGATTGAGAAGCAGAAAGCGAAGGAGCGCTACATGAGGTTGCACATGGCAGGGAAGACGGACCAGGCCAAAGCTGACCTTGCTCGCTTGGCTATTAtcaggaaacagagagaggatgcggcaaaaaagaaagatgaggaaaaaaaag CAAAAGAAGCAAAAGAAGCAGTGGCGGCAGCAGCTCGAGGAGTAAACTCCCTCTCACTGAAATGA
- the bud31 gene encoding protein BUD31 homolog translates to MPKVKRSRKPPPDGWELIEPTLDELDQKMREAETEPHEGKRKVESLWPIFRLHHQRSRYIYDLFYKRKAISRELYEYCIKEGYADKNLIAKWKKQGYENLCCLRCIQTRDTNFGTNCICRVPKSKLEVGRIIECTHCGCRGCSG, encoded by the exons ATGCCTAAAGTAAAGAGAAGTCGGAAGCCTCCTCCAGACGGCTGGGAGCTCATTGAGCCCACATTGGACGAACTGGATCAAAAAATGAGAGAAG CTGAAACTGAACCTCATGAGGGAAAGCGAAAGGTGGAGTCCCTTTGGCCAATTTTTAGGCTGCACCATCAGCGGAGTCGATACATTTATGATCTCTTCTACAAAAGGAAAGCCATCAGTAGAG AGCTATACGAGTACTGTATAAAGGAAGGCTACGCTGACAAGAACCTGATTGCCAAGTGGAAGAAACAAGGCTATGAGAACCTGTGCTGTCTGCGTTGCATTCAAACAAGAGACACCAACTTTGGAACCAACTGCATTTGCAGAGTCCCCAAGAGCAAGCTGGAAGTT GGAAGGATCATTGAATGTACCCACTGTGGATGCAGAGGTTGTTCTGGCTAG
- the smcr8a gene encoding guanine nucleotide exchange protein smcr8a, producing MIGSPDVVAFTKEDEFGQTSPDPWGLPEEFSIPLYPPADSNPWAKTSYAKFTKDFILISEFSEQVGPQPLLTIPDDPKVCGTFDLNYFSLRIMSVDYQASFVGHPPGSGYPRLSFVEDSRVVLGDSKEGAFAYVHHLTLYDLEARGFVRPFCMAYISADERKIMLQFQEMSLRFSQASECLKAGNRRAFAKELQRKLQDLEYTHSVLQREEGLQREAGPQSMYSAHVVEKANELANVEKSIYEHRDLLRQISSYYCYPRRDPHAVTCQRCMTECLSECEALLDKYAKLANPFSYTAKGRKREDGQGESDGEGGEEEVEEDEEGIKRRSSYTPQLIKAKSAKCFDKRLKTLQELCDDTFYEATMELLKETERSFRGDLCYLHTRRLDKALRKKQRVTNFLFEEDLSDDVEDDGGILQPFCAVNHAVENYTLLNPPPIVLGPEPLKLLKPPDSIDPISETSNTLESELGLGDNHLESSPSNQTLETLESSEETKGSFSSDKSGMGPAEKQQSLGNVSDPPDFDLTTDPDQITDLERESSSEDMETTAGEDEGDNGGDQPPLSFLEVASELEANSEDDSERFSVKTCEIQSDLLVPIDSACCMAQEGFLYEASAPEADPLQGHSSCSQSSQTLVVNQEPQSLLPLQDDYFVGSPCTEKTVAGLELPIGHFGDAVSRNSFEDGSDCTMSASTGSDRAASPLGYGGTVTLRHRKKAGQGALRFVRQYPFAMQALWCLLSGRTLVVLGADEGRVRRLVAALALFVPGPGKCGERVQAWLCCPFTLTDLQRWKLIGLQRMASPVGSSMLYSLSRYSRYISILDADQKTLRCPAYQGQLLANLADHRTFIRRGSTYFLHTQSTLCHLAAKAFLFTFTHHLHLPVSSTEGPEVVEGRRRCFLQEQLGLGEEDSQILLYLSHLITQRYLQAATGSSGAAPCFSFKYTTSVLYKI from the exons ATGATAGGATCGCCTGACGTGGTGGCTTTCACTAAAGAGGATGAATTTGGCCAGACAAGTCCTGACCCCTGGGGCCTCCCAGAGGAGTTCTCCATCCCTCTCTATCCTCCAGCTGACTCCAACCCCTGGGCCAAAACCTCCTATGCCAAGTTCACCAAAGACTTCATCCTCATCTCCGAGTTCTCTGAGCAGGTGGGACCTCAGCCGCTCCTCACCATCCCAGATGACCCCAAAGTGTGCGGCACATTCGATCTTAACTACTTCTCTCTGCGTATCATGTCAGTGGACTACCAGGCGTCCTTTGTCGGACATCCACCTGGCAGTGGCTACCCAAGACTCAGCTTTGTGGAGGACTCAAGAGTGGTGCTGGGCGACTCCAAGGAGGGGGCATTTGCCTATGTCCACCACCTCACACTTTACGACCTGGAGGCAAGGGGCTTCGTGCgacctttctgcatggcgtATATTTCGGCAGATGAGAGGAAAATAATGCTGCAATTTCAGGAGATGTCACTCCGTTTCTCGCAGGCATCTGAGTGTCTTAAGGCTGGTAACAGAAGAGCCTTTGCCAAGGAACTTCAGAGGAAGCTCCAGGACCTGGA GTACACTCACTCTgtgctgcagagagaggagggccTGCAGAGAGAGGCAGGGCCTCAGTCCATGTACTCTGCTCATGTTGTAGAGAAGGCCAATGAGCTGGCCAATGTGGAAAAGAGCATCTATGAACACAGAGACCTGCTGAGACAGATCAGCTCGTACTATTGCTACCCACGCAGAGATCCTCACGCTGTCACTTGCCAGAGGTGTATGACTGAGTGCTTGAGTGAGTGCGAGGCGCTGTTGGACAAATATGCCAAGCTTGCCAACCCCTTCAGTTACACGGCCAAAGGAAGGAAGAGGGAAGATGGGCAGGGTGAGAGTGATGGtgaaggaggtgaggaggaagtggaggaggatgaagagggtATTAAACGCAGGTCATCTTACACGCCCCAGCTGATCAAAGCCAAGTCTGCCAAGTGTTTCGACAAGCGATTGAAGACCCTCCAAGAGCTGTGTGATGACACTTTTTATGAGGCCACCATGGAGCTCCtaaaggagacagagaggagttTCCGTGGTGACCTGTGTTACCTTCACACACGCCGCCTGGACAAGGCTTTACGCAAGAAACAGAGAGTTACCAACTTCCTGTTTGAGGAGGACCTCAGTGATGATGTGGAGGATGATGGAGGGATATTACAACCGTTCTGTGCTGTCAACCATGCTGTAGAAAACTATACACTCTTAAACCCACCTCCGATTGTACTAGGACCAGAACCTCTAAAGCTACTGAAGCCTCCAGATTCTATAGACCCAATCTCTGAGACCAGCAATACATTGGAGAGTGAGCTTGGGCTTGGGGATAATCATTTGGAATCCTCCCCCTCAAACCAGACTCTGGAAACCCTGGAGAGCTCAGAGGAGACCAAGGGGAGCTTTAGCAGTGATAAGAGTGGGATGGGTCCAGCAGAGAAGCAACAAAGTCTTGGTAATGTGTCTGACCCTCCTGATTTTGACTTGACCACTGACCCTGACCAGATTACTGacttggagagagagagcagcagtgaaGATATGGAAACCACTGCAGGGGAGGATGAGGGTGACAATGGGGGAGACCAACCACCTCTGTCTTTCCTGGAAGTTGCGTCTGAGCTAGAGGCCAATTCGGAGGATGACAGTGAAAGATTTAGTGTTAAGACATGTGAAATACAGTCTGACTTGTTGGTTCCAATTGACTCAGCATGTTGTATGGCTCAAGAGGGTTTCCTTTATGAGGCATCTGCTCCAGAGGCAGATCCTCTTCAGGGTCATAGTTCCTGCAGTCAATCCTCTCAAACCCTGGTGGTCAACCAGGAACCCCAATCCCTTCTTCCCCTCCAGGATGATTACTTTGTGGGTTCTCCATGCACAGAAAAAACTGTAGCTGGTCTGGAACTGCCCATTGGACATTTTGGAGATGCAGTGTCCCGAAATTCATTTGAAGATGGGTCAGACTGCACCATGAGTGCTTCTACAGGGTCTGATCGTGCTGCCTCACCTCTCGGTTATGGAGGGACGGTGACCTTGCGTCACAGGAAAAAAGCTGGCCAAGGAGCTCTGAGGTTTGTGCGACAGTACCCCTTTGCCATGCAAGCTTTGTGGTGCCTGTTGAGTGGCAGAACGCTGGTGGTGCTTGGGGCAGATGAGGGGAGGGTCCGCCGGTTGGTTGCTGCTCTGGCCCTCTTTGTTCCTGGCCCTGGGAAATGTGGAGAGAGGGTTCAAGCCTGGCTGTGCTGCCCATTTACCCTTACTGATCTGCAGAGGTGGAAACTCATTGGATTGCAAAG AATGGCGTCTCCTGTGGGGTCCAGCATGCTTTACTCCCTGTCCCGCTACAGTCGATACATCTCCATCCTTGATGCTGACCAAAAGACCTTGCGCTGCCCCGCGTATCAGGGCCAACTGCTTGCCAACTTAGCCGATCACCGCACCTTCATTCGCCGTGGCTCCACCTACTTCCTTCACACACAGAGCACCCTCTGTCACCTGGCCGCCAAGGCCTTCCTCTTTACTTTcacccaccacctccacctgccTGTCAGCTCCACAGAGGGTCCTGAGGTTGTAGAGGGCAGACGGCGCTGCTTCCTGCAGGAGCAGCTGGGGCTGGGTGAGGAGGACAGCCAGATACTGCTCTACCTCAGCCATCTTATCACTCAGCGGTACCTACAGGCTGCCACTGGGAGCAGTGGAGCAGCACcgtgttttagttttaaatacacCACCAGCGTTTTATACAAAATCTAA